A single Phycisphaerae bacterium DNA region contains:
- a CDS encoding prepilin-type N-terminal cleavage/methylation domain-containing protein — translation MKPAIVSFIARRGAAVRRGFTLIELLVVIAIIALLISILLPALTRAKESGNMAYCLSNLKTLVQTVPQYIDDQAGELALPWHLGFSYNGASAQYASEFIYGGFQTTIDHPIYPGGDVFRYQTEWRPFNKYIAPGINGRTTIKSYIDPGDKFEATPLTGSGPTASPPAYSSWQLNGTSYALSWYWVEGPPWNGSGQYYNIPAQGTPNPESQVTMTKAGKQLLKAKVGGSGARFVIFSESAFNRWAYDMVDPTSASSVNPKVAEGYHGKLNKFSLGYFDGHAAFTTVDPRYAKGTDYSIWADPGTIPQ, via the coding sequence ATGAAACCAGCAATCGTGTCCTTCATCGCTCGACGCGGCGCGGCCGTTCGGCGCGGCTTCACGTTGATCGAACTTCTCGTGGTCATCGCGATCATCGCTTTGCTGATCTCGATTTTGCTGCCGGCGCTGACCCGGGCAAAAGAGAGCGGCAACATGGCCTATTGTCTTAGTAATTTGAAGACGCTCGTTCAAACCGTCCCGCAGTACATCGACGATCAGGCCGGTGAACTGGCATTACCCTGGCACCTCGGTTTCAGCTACAACGGCGCATCCGCTCAATATGCCTCCGAATTCATCTACGGCGGCTTCCAGACCACGATCGATCACCCGATCTATCCCGGCGGCGACGTTTTTAGGTATCAGACCGAGTGGCGACCTTTCAACAAATACATCGCCCCGGGCATCAACGGCCGAACCACGATCAAGTCATACATCGATCCGGGTGATAAGTTCGAGGCCACGCCTCTGACCGGCTCCGGCCCGACGGCCAGCCCGCCGGCCTATTCGTCGTGGCAGCTCAACGGTACCAGCTATGCGCTGAGCTGGTACTGGGTCGAAGGTCCGCCCTGGAACGGCAGCGGCCAGTACTACAACATTCCCGCGCAGGGCACGCCAAACCCTGAATCGCAGGTGACCATGACCAAGGCGGGCAAACAATTACTCAAAGCTAAAGTCGGTGGGTCCGGCGCCCGCTTCGTGATCTTCTCTGAGTCGGCCTTTAACCGATGGGCCTACGACATGGTCGACCCGACCAGCGCCAGCTCGGTCAATCCAAAGGTCGCCGAAGGCTATCACGGCAAGCTCAACAAATTCTCCCTGGGCTACTTCGACGGCCATGCGGCATTCACCACTGTCGATCCGCGATATGCCAAGGGCACTGATTACTCAATCTGGGCAGATCCGGGAACCATTCCTCAATAA